Proteins from a single region of Desulfofundulus luciae:
- a CDS encoding Uma2 family endonuclease — MNSTSIEIPQKELYTYEDYARLPEGAPYQLIGGKLVMTPSPSTFHQLVLVRLLGHLLNYQAKENRGTILVSPVDVYFNHEETFQPDIIFISRERTHIIEHNKINGAPDLVVEILSPSTAYYDLRKKYRVYERYGVKEYWIVDPEDETVEIYLNKDGRFILHQQVRRQGVVTSALLDGLKIEVAELLVQMP; from the coding sequence ATGAACTCGACCTCCATTGAGATCCCCCAAAAAGAGTTATACACCTATGAAGATTACGCCAGGCTGCCTGAAGGCGCACCCTACCAGCTGATCGGAGGGAAGCTGGTTATGACACCTTCTCCATCTACATTTCACCAACTCGTCCTGGTCCGCCTGTTAGGCCATCTCCTGAATTACCAGGCAAAAGAAAACAGGGGCACCATTCTGGTTTCTCCCGTGGATGTTTATTTTAATCACGAGGAAACCTTCCAGCCGGATATCATCTTTATATCCAGAGAAAGAACCCATATTATCGAACACAATAAAATTAACGGCGCCCCCGACCTGGTAGTGGAAATTCTCTCCCCCTCCACCGCCTATTATGACCTGCGGAAAAAATACAGGGTTTACGAAAGATACGGGGTAAAGGAATACTGGATCGTGGACCCGGAAGATGAAACGGTGGAAATATACCTGAACAAGGATGGCCGGTTCATACTGCACCAGCAAGTGAGGCGCCAGGGGGTGGTGACCTCCGCTCTTCTCGACGGACTTAAAATAGAGGTAGCAGAGCTACTTGTACAAATGCCTTAA
- a CDS encoding methyl-accepting chemotaxis protein, whose protein sequence is MERKTGSAVTRFVLPVIFGGLAGIIPGWWWPLPVAVPAGAFLGALVATVVVTSYCRRENRRLLGKLAAGIKSRRAGKEAEVDLPAVHDLWQEIKEQVDRARILSRDYRVTAEQVSAAVEQMSLVSRNARQAVATFQKLQEAARAISGLGQELGREAEANRRLVEKCREVLQRVLEAVNRIRSDSSRVAGEIGTLSQAVNQVDEIVASIGQISQHTRLLSLNAAIEAARAGEHGRGFTIVAGEVKKLSDRTQQAVERTGAILEGIKEKVVQVALQIRAGEEGIAAGVEEAGHIRESIADIERGVAGMSRRVGEAYQEIDSYLQQMGAAVEVLENSFASIQSVGELLAGVAALVEKNAAAGDPEEEAGKLNESEKMHMEQVMEALRELAARPEIQTLDPAAHGALLPDWLARQAGIEAVYSNRGDGTFIFSQPPAALANARIRPWWQKAMAGEEYFSPVYISAITRQPCRTLSLPIRDEAGRVTGVLAADITLNNR, encoded by the coding sequence ATGGAGAGGAAGACGGGATCGGCGGTGACGCGCTTTGTCCTTCCGGTTATCTTTGGCGGGTTGGCCGGCATCATTCCGGGCTGGTGGTGGCCGCTTCCGGTGGCCGTACCGGCCGGCGCATTTCTGGGGGCACTGGTGGCTACGGTAGTGGTTACTTCTTATTGCAGGCGGGAAAACAGGAGGTTATTAGGCAAACTAGCGGCCGGGATCAAAAGCCGTCGGGCGGGTAAAGAGGCGGAAGTGGATCTTCCGGCTGTACATGATTTATGGCAGGAGATAAAGGAGCAGGTGGACAGGGCACGCATCCTGTCCAGGGATTACCGGGTGACGGCGGAACAGGTTTCCGCCGCGGTGGAACAGATGTCCCTGGTCAGCCGGAACGCCCGGCAGGCCGTGGCAACCTTTCAAAAACTGCAGGAGGCCGCCAGGGCCATCTCCGGACTCGGTCAGGAACTGGGCCGGGAGGCGGAGGCAAACCGGCGGCTGGTGGAAAAGTGCCGGGAAGTGCTCCAAAGGGTGCTGGAGGCCGTCAACCGCATCCGTTCCGATTCCTCCCGGGTGGCCGGCGAGATCGGCACGTTGAGCCAGGCCGTGAACCAGGTGGACGAAATTGTGGCCAGCATCGGGCAGATATCCCAGCACACCCGGCTCCTTTCCCTGAACGCTGCCATAGAAGCGGCCCGGGCCGGCGAGCACGGCCGGGGTTTTACCATTGTGGCCGGAGAGGTGAAAAAGCTATCCGACCGTACCCAGCAGGCCGTGGAAAGGACCGGTGCCATCCTGGAAGGGATTAAAGAAAAGGTGGTCCAGGTGGCGCTCCAGATTAGGGCCGGAGAAGAGGGGATTGCGGCCGGTGTGGAGGAAGCCGGGCACATCAGGGAGAGCATTGCCGACATTGAGCGTGGTGTGGCCGGTATGAGCCGGCGGGTCGGGGAAGCTTACCAGGAAATCGATAGTTACCTGCAGCAAATGGGTGCGGCGGTGGAGGTGCTGGAAAACAGCTTTGCCAGCATTCAGAGCGTGGGCGAGCTGCTGGCCGGGGTGGCCGCACTGGTGGAGAAAAACGCGGCTGCCGGCGACCCGGAAGAAGAGGCTGGTAAGCTGAATGAATCGGAAAAAATGCACATGGAACAGGTGATGGAAGCTTTGCGGGAACTGGCCGCCCGCCCGGAGATACAGACCCTGGACCCGGCGGCTCACGGCGCCCTCCTGCCGGACTGGCTGGCCCGGCAGGCCGGCATTGAAGCGGTTTATTCCAACCGCGGCGACGGCACCTTTATTTTCTCCCAGCCGCCGGCCGCCCTGGCCAACGCGCGAATCCGCCCCTGGTGGCAAAAGGCCATGGCGGGGGAGGAATACTTTTCTCCGGTTTATATTTCGGCCATCACCCGGCAGCCCTGCCGGACCCTGTCTTTGCCCATACGGGATGAGGCAGGCCGGGTTACAGGGGTGCTGGCTGCGGATATCACCTTGAACAATCGGTAA
- a CDS encoding beta/alpha barrel domain-containing protein — protein MKFLVPRGRVSSPCRLSTPRLEVTMVGVRFVDTTLRDGEQAPGVAFNLQEKVTIARMLDRLGVAQIEAGTPAMGEVEQQAIAAIVRLGLRSRVSTWNRMVPADIRASLACGARHVHISAPVSDIQIKYKLGQNRQWVLQRLKQACLYAAEYGLPVTVGAEDASRADPEFVLEFAFLARELGAERLRYCDTVGILDPFTTFERLVWLKERVDLELEFHGHNDFGLATANALAAVKAGVEWVDVTVGGMGERAGNTSLEELYRVLAGLYGLDPGLNTRYLPLLGRFVARAAGRPSPEYGEKQGCYA, from the coding sequence GTGAAGTTCCTGGTCCCCCGCGGCAGGGTAAGTTCGCCCTGCCGCCTTTCCACTCCTCGATTGGAGGTGACTATGGTGGGAGTCCGGTTTGTGGATACGACCCTGAGGGACGGGGAGCAGGCACCGGGGGTGGCTTTTAACCTGCAGGAAAAGGTGACCATCGCCAGGATGCTGGACCGCCTGGGGGTAGCCCAGATCGAGGCCGGTACGCCGGCCATGGGGGAAGTGGAGCAGCAGGCCATTGCGGCCATTGTCCGGCTGGGTTTAAGGAGCCGGGTGAGCACCTGGAACAGGATGGTGCCGGCGGATATTCGTGCCTCCCTGGCCTGCGGGGCGCGGCACGTGCATATTTCCGCGCCCGTTTCAGACATTCAAATTAAATATAAGCTGGGGCAGAACAGGCAGTGGGTGCTGCAGCGTTTAAAGCAGGCCTGCCTTTACGCCGCAGAGTACGGGCTGCCGGTAACGGTGGGAGCGGAGGACGCCTCCCGGGCAGATCCGGAATTCGTACTGGAATTTGCCTTCCTGGCCCGGGAGCTGGGCGCTGAGCGGCTGCGGTACTGCGACACCGTGGGTATCCTGGACCCCTTCACCACCTTTGAACGCCTCGTCTGGCTGAAGGAGCGGGTGGATCTGGAGCTGGAATTCCACGGCCACAACGACTTCGGCCTGGCCACGGCCAACGCCCTGGCGGCGGTGAAGGCGGGCGTGGAGTGGGTGGATGTTACCGTCGGCGGGATGGGGGAAAGGGCGGGGAACACTTCCCTGGAGGAACTATACCGGGTACTTGCCGGACTTTACGGTCTGGACCCGGGACTGAACACCCGTTATCTCCCTCTTCTGGGCCGCTTCGTGGCCCGGGCCGCCGGGCGGCCCTCCCCGGAATACGGGGAAAAACAGGGATGTTACGCTTGA
- a CDS encoding radical SAM protein, with amino-acid sequence MRDPACEEITREHPCYNKAAARWFGRVHLPVAPDCNIKCRYCTRLYDCANENRPGVTSRLMTPGEALQHVKRVVERDGRIRVVGVAGPGEPLANKATMHTLQLVHHRFPELIKCISTNGLLLAEKLPALREAGVRAVTVTVNAVSPAVGSRIYDYVSYRGQVYKGTAGAGLLWRAQHAGIRLARELGMVVKVNSVLIPGVNDDHLEEVARAVKAAGAHVMNIIPLIPQGKFAGLLPPPPERVNLLRQKLSPIIEQMTHCRRCRADAAGLLT; translated from the coding sequence ATGAGAGATCCAGCCTGTGAGGAGATAACCAGGGAACATCCCTGCTATAATAAAGCCGCTGCCAGGTGGTTCGGGCGCGTACACCTGCCGGTGGCGCCGGACTGTAACATAAAGTGTCGTTATTGTACCCGGCTCTACGACTGCGCCAATGAAAACCGCCCTGGCGTGACCAGCCGCCTGATGACCCCGGGGGAAGCCCTGCAGCACGTAAAGCGGGTAGTGGAAAGGGACGGGCGCATCCGGGTGGTGGGCGTTGCGGGTCCCGGGGAGCCCCTGGCCAACAAGGCCACCATGCATACCCTGCAACTGGTGCATCACCGTTTTCCGGAGCTGATAAAATGTATCAGCACCAACGGCCTGCTGCTGGCTGAAAAGCTGCCGGCGCTGCGGGAAGCGGGGGTGCGGGCGGTGACGGTGACGGTGAACGCTGTTTCACCGGCGGTAGGCAGCCGGATTTACGATTACGTATCTTACCGGGGGCAGGTATATAAGGGGACTGCCGGGGCGGGACTGCTGTGGCGGGCCCAGCATGCGGGCATCCGCCTGGCCCGGGAACTGGGCATGGTCGTTAAAGTAAACAGCGTGCTTATTCCCGGAGTCAATGACGATCACCTGGAAGAGGTGGCCCGGGCGGTGAAGGCGGCCGGGGCGCATGTCATGAACATTATCCCCCTGATCCCCCAGGGGAAGTTTGCCGGCTTGCTTCCACCGCCGCCGGAGCGGGTCAACCTGTTGCGTCAAAAGCTGTCTCCCATTATTGAGCAGATGACCCACTGCCGGCGCTGCCGGGCAGATGCAGCAGGACTGTTGACGTGA
- a CDS encoding nitrogenase component 1, whose amino-acid sequence MKIPIDVIPERAGHLEVVEIPACDRRTLPGVVSQRACLLYGARWMLAAIRDAVHLIHGPVGCAYYSGTVRKKNYRVFSTALGEKEIVFGAGQKLEDAIREAVSLRPRSSAVLVYTTCAVGLIGEDVEAICKRASASLGLPVVPVNCPGFGGVSQGKGHDVAAAALLEHFIGRAPAGPPLENSVNILGEFDVQGDLKEIEQLLQRLGLNIICAVSGRATVENMARAHRAGLNIVHCGRTGRWLARKMEERFGIPWRKVSFFGLAETAAALQAIAAFFNRPREAAWVEKEAEASRQRALPYLRRLAGRRVALFFGASRMGSMARAFGELGMEVVLCGSQFGCREDYTESRCCLGRGTPMIDDAHQRELEEFLHRYRPDLLVGGTRERFMAHKMGIPFLVFPQETSPYAGFNGFVNLAREVAALVGAPVWRLGNNGFMREEGEEMVASKYSVKPL is encoded by the coding sequence GGATGCTGGCAGCCATCAGGGACGCGGTTCACCTTATCCACGGGCCGGTGGGTTGTGCTTACTACAGCGGGACGGTGCGTAAAAAGAACTACAGGGTGTTTTCCACTGCCTTGGGTGAAAAGGAGATTGTCTTTGGTGCCGGGCAAAAACTGGAAGATGCCATCAGGGAAGCAGTAAGTTTGCGTCCCCGGTCTTCTGCCGTGCTGGTTTACACTACCTGCGCGGTAGGACTGATCGGTGAGGACGTGGAGGCAATCTGCAAACGGGCATCGGCCTCCCTGGGCCTGCCGGTGGTGCCGGTCAACTGTCCCGGTTTCGGCGGGGTGAGCCAGGGTAAAGGGCACGATGTCGCCGCGGCAGCCCTGCTCGAGCATTTTATCGGGCGTGCTCCGGCCGGGCCGCCCCTGGAAAATAGTGTGAACATACTTGGTGAGTTTGACGTTCAGGGGGATTTGAAGGAAATTGAGCAGTTGTTGCAGCGTCTCGGTTTAAATATTATCTGTGCCGTGTCCGGCCGGGCGACGGTAGAAAATATGGCCCGGGCTCACCGGGCCGGGCTCAATATCGTGCACTGCGGGCGTACCGGGCGCTGGCTGGCCCGGAAGATGGAGGAGCGCTTCGGCATTCCCTGGCGGAAGGTTTCCTTTTTTGGTTTGGCCGAAACCGCGGCGGCACTGCAGGCCATTGCTGCTTTCTTTAACCGCCCGCGGGAGGCGGCGTGGGTGGAAAAGGAGGCGGAAGCCTCCAGGCAGAGGGCGCTTCCTTACCTGAGACGCCTGGCAGGCAGGCGGGTGGCCCTGTTTTTTGGCGCTTCACGCATGGGTTCCATGGCCAGGGCCTTTGGCGAACTGGGCATGGAGGTGGTTTTGTGCGGCTCCCAGTTCGGCTGCCGGGAAGATTATACCGAGTCCCGCTGCTGTCTGGGCCGGGGAACGCCTATGATTGATGACGCCCACCAGCGGGAACTGGAGGAATTTTTGCACCGGTACCGGCCGGACCTGCTGGTGGGGGGCACCAGGGAAAGGTTCATGGCCCATAAGATGGGCATACCCTTCCTGGTTTTTCCACAGGAAACAAGTCCTTATGCCGGCTTCAACGGTTTTGTGAACCTGGCCCGGGAAGTGGCGGCCCTGGTGGGAGCCCCGGTGTGGCGGCTGGGTAATAACGGGTTCATGCGTGAGGAAGGCGAAGAAATGGTGGCCAGTAAATATTCAGTAAAACCGTTATGA